GGCTCGACCAGCGGTTACGCGCCCTCACCACCGACCACCTTGCGGAGTTCCGCACCGAGCTGGGCAGGTTCTCCCGCCAGGTCTCCGGCTACGGGCTCGCGTCCCTGTTGCCGGAGAACGGTTTCGACGTCGCCCGCGCGCTGGTCGGCTCGGAGGGCACGTGCGGTGTCGTGCTCGGCGCCACCGTCCGGCTCGCCGGATTGCCCAAGGCCAAAGTCCTTGTGGTGCATGGGTTTGACGATGTATACCAGGCAGCAGCCGCCGCGCCGGAGTACGCGCGGACGGGCGTGCTGACCGCCGAGGGCATGGACGCCCACCTCATCGAAGCCCTCCGCAGCCGCCCCGGTGGCTCCGCAGCCGCCGACCTCCTGCCGCCCGGCCGGGCGTGGGTGTACTGCGAGGTCCCGGGGGACACGATCGACGAAGCCCTTGCGGGCGCGGCAGAACTCGGCGGCAAGGTGGTCACCGATCCCGGAGAGACCGCCGCGCTGTGGAAGATCCGCCGCGACGGCGCCGGGCTCGCGACGAGGATGGCCGACGGGGGAGAGGCGTGGCCGGGGTGGGAGGACTCCGCGGTGCCTCCCGAGCGCCTCGCCGACTACCTGCGCGAGCTGCACGGACTGATGGATTCGCTGGGGCGCAAGGGAATCGCGTACGGGCACTTCGGTGAGGGCTGCCTGCACCTGCGCGTCGGCTGGGACCTGACCACCGCGCGCGGGATCGGCGAGTACCGGGAGTTCATCGAGCGCGCGGCCGACCTCGTCGCTTCGCACGGTGGCTCGTTCTCCGGCGAGCACGGCGACGGGCGGGCGCGGTCGGAGCTGCTGCCCAGGATGTACTCGCCGCGGGTGATCGACGCGTTCGCCGCCTTCAAGGGCGCCTTCGATCCGACCGGCGCGCTCAACCCGGGGCTGCTGGTCGATCCGAGGCCGTTGGACGCCGACATCCGCCCCGGCCCCGGGCACAACCGCCTCGAACTGACCCCGGTGCACGCGCTCAGCCACGACAAGGGCTCGTTCGCCGGCGCGATCCGCCGCTGCCTCGGCGTGGGCAGCTGCCGCCAGTCCAGCGGGACGATGTGCCCGTCGTTCCAGGTCACCGGCGACGAGGTGCACTCGACGCGAGGACGCGCCCGGGTGCTCTCGGAGATGCTGCGCGGGGAGTTCATCGCCGAAGGCTGGAGCTCCGAGGCGGTCCGGGACGCGCTCGACCTGTGCCTGTCCTGCAAGGCGTGCAAGTCCGCGTGCCCGGTGAACGTGGACATGGCGACCTACAAGGCCGAGTTCCTGCACAACCACTACAAGGGCAGGCTCCGCCCGCGCGCGCACTACGCCCTGGGATGGCTGCCGTTGTGGGCTCGGCTCGCGTCCATCGCGCCTGGTCCGGCCAACGCGCTCGGCGGGCGGACGCTGCTGCGGCTTGCCGGGCTCGAACCGCGGCGCAAGATGATCCGCTTCGCCCGCAAGAGCCTGCGCGCTTGGCTGCGCGGTCGCACCCCCGCCCCCGGAAGCGCCGGAACCGTGGTGTTGTGGCCGGACACCTTCACCAACCTGCTCGACCCCGCCGCTGGCCGCGCCGCGGTGGAAGTCCTCGAGGCGCTCGGCTATCGCGTCGAGCTACCGGAAGGCCCGGTCTGCTGCGGACTGACCTGGCACTCCACCGGCCAGCTCGGCATCGCCCGGCGAGTGCTGCGGAAGTCCTTGCGCAGCTTGGAATCCCAGCTGCGCGCGGGCAGCGTCGTGGTCGGTCTCGAACCGTCGTGCACCCAGGTCCTGCGCGATGACGCCACGGAGCTGCTTCCCGACGACCCGACGGCGAAGCTGCTCGGCACACGCGTCCACACGCTCGGCGAACTCGTTGCGGCGCACGAAGGTCCGCTGCCGTTCAAGCGCCTGGACACTGCCGCGGTGGTGCAGGTGCACTGCCACCAGGAGGCCGGGGCGGGCTACGGCGCGGAGCTGTCCGTGCTGCGCGAGCTCGGCGTCGACGTGGACCGGATCGGCGCGGGGTGCTGCGGCCTCGCCGGCAACTTCGGCTTCGAGCCGGGGCACTGGGAGGTCGCCCAGCAGTGCGCCGAGCGGGAGCTGTACCCGAAGACCAGGGCCGCAGGCGCGGGCACCGCGATCATCGCGGACGGTTTCTCCTGCCGGACCCAGGTGGCGCAGGGGACGCCGCGGCGGGCGGAGCACCTGGCCGAAGTGCTCCGCCGCGCGCTCCGCGACTGAGATCAGCCCTGGGGCATCTTCGAGGAGTGGTGGTTGATGATCACCCAGTGGCCGTGGCGCTTCTCGTAGACGAAGGTGTAGCGCGCGTCGGTGTGGGTGCCGTCGCCGAAGGTGAAGCGGTAGACGCCCGCGTCAACGGCGGAGTGGTCGCTCTGGACGTTGACGTGCGTTTCCAGGATCTGCCCGGTCGGCTTCTTCGCCATGAACTCGACGAAGTAGTCCTTGATCCCCTCGTGGGTGGTCCGCACCTTGTTGGACAGCGTCGGCAACAGCACGGCGTCGTGGGCGTAGTGCCGCACGACCCTGTTCACGTCCCCGCTGACGAGGTCGTGGTTCCAGCTGTCGAACTGCGCGCGGATTTCCCGCGGGGTGGGCAGTAACCGGGCCTCGGCGGTGCTCGCCCCGGCTTCCGCGGGAGTCGACGGGCTGGAGAAAGCACTGGCACCGGTGCCGGCGACAAGGGTGACGGCGGTCAGGGCGACGGCACCGGCGGCGAGGCGGAAACGCCCGAATTGTCCACTACGCACAGTAAGTACCTTTCACTCTAAAGGAGTACTGGCACGTACTGTCCGCTTCTTCCCCCGCTTCCGAGAGGGGCACAGCAAGACCCTGATGACACGGGTGGATAACTGCACGTAAGGGCTACTGAAAGGGGATCTCAAACGCCCATAAAACGCCTGAACCAGACACATCCGACGTGACTCAGATTACTTAGAGTCCCTAAGATAACTGGTTAGGATGCCGAAGTGAGTCCGACGACAGAACTGGCCAGGGCGCTGCGTCCGCTGATGTTCCGGCTCTACGCGATGGTGCGCAGGCAGACCCCGCAGAAGCGGCTGACGCTGAGCCAGAGTTCGGCGCTGGAGGTGCTTTCCCGGCGCCCGCACCGGATGGGCGAGCTGGCCGAACGGGTGGACGTCCAACTGCCGTCGATGACCGAGCTTGTCGGCAGGCTGGAACGGATGGGGCTGGTCGAACGCGAGCGCGATCCGGAGGACGGCCGGGTCATGATGGTCTACATCACCCCAGCCGGGCAGCGGTTGACCGACGAGGTGGTCGCCGCCCGCGAGGAGTTCCTGGCCAAGCGGCTGGCCGCGCTCAGCGACGCGGACCGGGCCGCCATCACCGCCGCGCTGCCCGCCCTCTACCGGCTCGTGGTCCGACCACCGCACGACCTGGACCGACGGTAACGATTCGACCACTTACGGCCAGTTGGTGAAGAGTTCACTTGGAGGCCTTTCATCGAACGCTCATCCGGCTTAACGTCACCGCGTTCCCCAGCTGACGATTTGGAGGTCCGCGTGTCGGTAGAACGCGACGGCCGGCGAATGCTCCCCATGCTGCTCCCCCACCTGGGCAGCCGGGCAGCGGTGACCTGTGAGTACCGCTGCAACAACCAGTGCGCTCACGACGCGCCGAATGTCTCCGAGAACGAGTACTTCGCCGACGTGGTCCGCCGCGCGCTGTCCCGCAGAGGCGCGCTGAAGGCCGGTGCCGCGCTCGCGCTGACCACGGCGGGCACTGCGGCGCTCGCCGGCTCCGCGGCCGCCGCGCCCGGCATCGACGCCGACGTGGACGTCGACGTGGAGATCGGCCGCGGCCGCCGCGTCGCCGGACTGGACTTCAAGCCCGTGCAGCCGAACGAGCTGGACGCGGTCGTCGTGCCCGAGGGCTACGAGCAGCAGGTCCTGATCCGCTGGGGCGACCCGGTCATCCCCGGCGCCCCGAAGTGGGACATCGACAAGCAGTCGCCGGAGGCCCAGGCCAAGCAGTGGGGCTTCAACAACGACTACTGCGCCCTGGTGCCCATCCCCGGCGAGAACGACCGCTGGTTCATGGTCAGCAGCCACGAGTACACCAGCGAGCAGTACATGTTCCGCGGCTGGGACCCGAACAACCCCACCGAGCTGCAGACCAGGACCGCCTGGGAGGCGCACGGGCACTCGGTCGTCGTCGTCGAGCGCAACCGCCGCACCAACCGGCTGGAGGTCAAGCTCGACCCGAAGTACAACCGCCGGATCACCATGACCACGGCGTTCGAGGTGCGCGGCCCGGCAGCGGGCTCGAAGTACCTCAAGACCCCCGCCGACCCGACCGGTCGCAAGGTCTTCGGCACCATGAACAACTGCTCCGGCGGCCTCACCCCGTGGGGGACGATCCTCTCCGGTGAGGAGAACATCCACGGCTACTTCGGCAACGCCGACAAGGTGACCGACCCGAAGACGCTGGAGCAGATGAAGCGCTACGGGATCACCAGCAAGGTCACCACCCGCAAGTGGGAGCGCTTCGACTCGCGGTTCGACCTGACCAAGCAGGTCAACGAGCCGAACCGGTTCGGTTGGATCGTGGAGATCGACCCGTTCGAACCGGACCAGCCGCCGATCAAGCGCACCGCGCTCGGCCGGTTCAAGCACGAGGGCGCCAACGTCATCGTCAACCGCGACGGCCGCGTCGTCGCGTACATGGGCGACGACGAGCGCTTCGAGTACATGTACAAGTTCGTCTCGGACGGCAAGTTCAAGCAGGGCCACAGCAAACGGGCCCGCGCGCACAACAAGACGCTGCTGGACACCGGCACCCTCTACGTCGCGAGGTTCACCGGCAACAGCCCGGCCGCCGAGATCGACGGCTCCGGCAAGCTGCCGACGGACGGCAAGTTCGACGGCCGCGGCGAGTGGATCCCGTTGGCGCACAACGACAAGTCCTTCGTGCCGGGGATGAGCGCCGAAGAGGTCTACGTCTTCGCGCGGATCGCGGCGGACAAGGTCGGCGCCACCAAGATGGACCGCCCCGAGGACGTCGAGCCGAGCCTGAAGACCGGCCGCATCTACGCCGCGCTGACCAACAACAGCGAGCGCGGTCCGGCGGGCAAGGAAGGCGCCACCGAGGTCAACCCGAGGCACAGCAACAAGAACGGCCAGGTGCTGGAGATCGAGGAGGACCGCCGCGACAACACCGCGACGCGCTTCTCCTGGAACCTGCTGCTGGTCTGCGGTGACCCGAAGGCGGCCGACACCTACTACGGCGGCTTCGACAAGTCCAAGGTCAGCCCGATCTCCTGTCCGGACAACGTCGCGTTCGACCCGTACGGCAACCTCTGGGTCTCCACCGACGGCAACGCGCTGGACAAGAACGACGGCCTGTTCGCGCTGCCCCTGGAGGGCAAGGAGCGCGGCCACGTCAAGCAGTTCTTGACGGTGCCGATCGGCGCGGAGTGCTGCGGCCCGATCATCACCGAACGGCACGTGCTCGTCTCGGTCCAGCACCCGGGTGAGCTGGACGGCGCGAACGTCGAGAAGCCGGCGTCGCACTGGCCGGACGGCGGTTCCAGCCAGCCGCGCCCGTCCGTCGTCGCCGTGTTCAAGAAGGACGGCGGCCGCATCGGTCGCTGACCGCGCGCACACGAAGGGGCACCCTCCACTGTGGAGGGTGCCCCTTCGTGTTCCCCGCCTCAGACCTCCACGCAGGTGCGGTCGATCATGCGACCGTTCGTCCATCCCTCACCGCAGATCTCGGCGCCCCAGTAGCGACTCTGGCCCACGTTCCAGAACTTCTTGCTGCTGTTCTTCTCCCACTGGTCAAAGCCACCTCCCACCGCGGCAGAGACGCCACGGAGGTCCACTCGACCGCCGTCCCGCGTGGACACCGTCATGTCCTCGATGCGAGGCCAATATCCTTGCTCGTAGCGGATTTTGGCAGCCATGCAGATCTTCGGGCCGCAGTTTCCCTTGATCTTGTCGTCCGCCATCGCGGAAGGCGTGACGAGTGTGGTCAGCGCGGCGGCCGCGATGACGGCGGCGCCAATTCGTGTGAACATCGAATTCCCTCAACGAGTACGTGTCTGTCCTCTCTGAATAGACGACAGCGATCGAGCGCCTCAATCATTTCGCGGATCTTGGCAATGTCCGCACACCATCGGGGACCGGTCCCGGCGGGACTCCGTAGCTTTCCGAGCGTGGAGAACACGCAGAACGAACCCCGACCGGACCCGCCCGCGAGCGTCACCGCGGCCGTCTGCTCGTGGACGGTGCTGGGCGGGTTGATGGTCGTCCTCGGCTTCCTCCAACTCCCGGTGTTCATCTGGACGATCGCGTTGAGCGCGGTCGCCCTGGCCGTGGTGCTGGGCGCCGTGAAGCTGCGCGCGGGCTTTCGCGGCCCCCGGTACGGGCTCAGCCTCGTCGCGGTGGCGATGGCGCTCACCGCCATGAGCTCGTTCACCTATCCCGACCGCGATCCCGTCAACGCGGCGCTGGTGCTGCTGGTCGCAGTGGGCGGCGCCGTCGCGACAGTGCTGCTGTGGCTGCCCGCGACCAACCGCTACCTCCGGGACGTGCGCCGCTCGCGCTAGGTCTGCCGCCGTTTCAGCACGAGCACGACCACCGCGGAGAGCACCATGGCCCCGCCGACCACCCACATGCCCGCGCGCTGCGTCCCGGTGAGGTCGGCGAGCGCGCCGGTGATGTACGGGGCCGCGAACCCGGAGAGGTTGCCGAGCGAGTTGATCAACCCGATCGCGCCCGCCGCGGCCACTCCTGACAGGAACGTCGTCGGCAGCGCCCAGAACGTGGGCATCGCCGAGCACACCCCGACCGCGCAGACCGTCACCGCGACCATCGCCGCCACCGGGTTGCCGAGGTAGAGCGCGACCGGGATGGCCAGCCCGCCCACCAGCGCGGGCAGCGCCACGTGCCAGGTCCGCTCGCCGGTCCGGTCGCCGTGCTTGGCCCAGAACACCATCACCACGGCAGCCACCGCGTAGGGAACGCTGTTGATCAGACCGCGCTCGATCACGCCGTAGGTCGTGCCGAACTGCTGCTCGAAGCCCGCGATGATCGTCGGCAGGAAGAAGCTCAGCGCGTACAGGCCGTAGACGATGCCGCCGTAGACCACGGCGAGCGCGAGGATGCGCGGGCTGGTCAGCGCCTTCCGCAGCGTCCAGCCGCCGTGCTTGTCCTGGGTCTGCTTCTCCTCCTCGGCCAGCGTCGAGGTCAGCCAGTCCCGCTCCTGCTCGGTCAGCCACTTCGCGTTCGCGGGCCGGTCGGTGAGGTAGTACCAGGTCACCACCGCGAGCAGCAGCGCGGGCAGGCCCTCGGCGAGGAACATGAACCGCCAGCCGGTGAGCCCGAAGATCCCGTCGCCGTAGCTGATCAGCAGGCTGGACACGGTGGCACCGATGGCGCTGGAGATCGGGACCGCCGCCATGAACAACGCGACCACCCTGGCCCGCTCCGAGGCGGGGAACCAGTAGGTGAGGTAGAGGATGATGCCGGGGAAGAAGCCCGCCTCGGCGACGCCGAGCAGGAACCGCAGCACCAGCAGCGTGGTCTCGTTCGGGATGAAGGCCATCACGGTGGCGATCACGCCCCAGCTGGCCATGATCCGGGCGATCCACCTGCGCGCGCCGAACCTGTGCAACGCCAGGTTGCTCGGCACCTCCAGCAGCAGGTAGCCGATGAAGAACACCCCGGACGCCAGCCCGAACGCGGTGGCGGTGAGCCCGAGTTCCTTGGTCATCCCGTTCGGCCCGGCGAACCCGATGTTCACCCGGTCCAGGTAGTTGATGAAGTAGAGCAGCCCGAGGTAGGGCACCAGCCGCAGCGCGACCTTGCGCATCACCCGGGACCGGAGAACGTCGGTGTCCATCGCGACATCCCAGGTCAGCGGCGCCGATCCGTCAAGGCCACCCGGTGTGAAGCGGCCTGGCCCGCCCAGCGCCTAGGGTCGGGGCATGGACTCACGACCTGTTGCGTTGGTGACCGGGGCGACCAAGGGGATCGGCCGCTCCGTCGCCGAACTGCTGGCGCCCAGCCACCACCTGCTGCTCGGCGGACGTGACCTGGAGTCGCTGCACAAGTTCGCCCGCTCGCTGCCCGACGCGCGGCCGTGGCCGGTGGAGCTGACCGACTCGGCGGCGCTCGCCGCGGCCACCTCCGGTATCTCCCGGCTGGACGTGCTGGTGCACAGCGCGGGCGTGTCCCCCCTGGGCACGGTCGCGGAGACGAACGTGACCACCTGGCGCAGGACCATGGAGGTCAACGTCGTCGCGGTGGCGGAGCTGACCCGGCTGGTGCTGCCCGCCCTCCGCGCCGCGCAGGGCCACGTGATCCTGATCAACTCCGGCGCCGGCCTGCGCGTCAACCCGGGCTGGACCGCTTACGCGGCAAGCAAGTTCGCCCTGCGCGCGTTCGCCGACGGTCTGCGCGGGGAGGAGCCCGCCCTGCGCGTGACCTCCGTCCACCCCGGCCGCACCGCCACCGACATGCAGCGCGGGGTCCGCGAGGCCGAGGGCGGC
The window above is part of the Allokutzneria albata genome. Proteins encoded here:
- a CDS encoding FAD-binding and (Fe-S)-binding domain-containing protein, yielding MARQRDFVRHLTSELPYAARVDDSTRAAYTSDASIYRAVPAAVVEPRNREEVAKAVRIAVDHGVPVTCRGGGTSIAGNSIGSGLVIDFSRHLNRLRAIDQDARTAVVEPGLVLSKLLAATARHGLTFGPDPSTLSRCTLGGMIGNNACGPHSVAWGTTADNVVDLDVLLADGRTITARAGSSGDPGLDQRLRALTTDHLAEFRTELGRFSRQVSGYGLASLLPENGFDVARALVGSEGTCGVVLGATVRLAGLPKAKVLVVHGFDDVYQAAAAAPEYARTGVLTAEGMDAHLIEALRSRPGGSAAADLLPPGRAWVYCEVPGDTIDEALAGAAELGGKVVTDPGETAALWKIRRDGAGLATRMADGGEAWPGWEDSAVPPERLADYLRELHGLMDSLGRKGIAYGHFGEGCLHLRVGWDLTTARGIGEYREFIERAADLVASHGGSFSGEHGDGRARSELLPRMYSPRVIDAFAAFKGAFDPTGALNPGLLVDPRPLDADIRPGPGHNRLELTPVHALSHDKGSFAGAIRRCLGVGSCRQSSGTMCPSFQVTGDEVHSTRGRARVLSEMLRGEFIAEGWSSEAVRDALDLCLSCKACKSACPVNVDMATYKAEFLHNHYKGRLRPRAHYALGWLPLWARLASIAPGPANALGGRTLLRLAGLEPRRKMIRFARKSLRAWLRGRTPAPGSAGTVVLWPDTFTNLLDPAAGRAAVEVLEALGYRVELPEGPVCCGLTWHSTGQLGIARRVLRKSLRSLESQLRAGSVVVGLEPSCTQVLRDDATELLPDDPTAKLLGTRVHTLGELVAAHEGPLPFKRLDTAAVVQVHCHQEAGAGYGAELSVLRELGVDVDRIGAGCCGLAGNFGFEPGHWEVAQQCAERELYPKTRAAGAGTAIIADGFSCRTQVAQGTPRRAEHLAEVLRRALRD
- a CDS encoding SgcJ/EcaC family oxidoreductase produces the protein MRSGQFGRFRLAAGAVALTAVTLVAGTGASAFSSPSTPAEAGASTAEARLLPTPREIRAQFDSWNHDLVSGDVNRVVRHYAHDAVLLPTLSNKVRTTHEGIKDYFVEFMAKKPTGQILETHVNVQSDHSAVDAGVYRFTFGDGTHTDARYTFVYEKRHGHWVIINHHSSKMPQG
- a CDS encoding MarR family winged helix-turn-helix transcriptional regulator; amino-acid sequence: MVRRQTPQKRLTLSQSSALEVLSRRPHRMGELAERVDVQLPSMTELVGRLERMGLVERERDPEDGRVMMVYITPAGQRLTDEVVAAREEFLAKRLAALSDADRAAITAALPALYRLVVRPPHDLDRR
- a CDS encoding PhoX family protein, producing MLLPHLGSRAAVTCEYRCNNQCAHDAPNVSENEYFADVVRRALSRRGALKAGAALALTTAGTAALAGSAAAAPGIDADVDVDVEIGRGRRVAGLDFKPVQPNELDAVVVPEGYEQQVLIRWGDPVIPGAPKWDIDKQSPEAQAKQWGFNNDYCALVPIPGENDRWFMVSSHEYTSEQYMFRGWDPNNPTELQTRTAWEAHGHSVVVVERNRRTNRLEVKLDPKYNRRITMTTAFEVRGPAAGSKYLKTPADPTGRKVFGTMNNCSGGLTPWGTILSGEENIHGYFGNADKVTDPKTLEQMKRYGITSKVTTRKWERFDSRFDLTKQVNEPNRFGWIVEIDPFEPDQPPIKRTALGRFKHEGANVIVNRDGRVVAYMGDDERFEYMYKFVSDGKFKQGHSKRARAHNKTLLDTGTLYVARFTGNSPAAEIDGSGKLPTDGKFDGRGEWIPLAHNDKSFVPGMSAEEVYVFARIAADKVGATKMDRPEDVEPSLKTGRIYAALTNNSERGPAGKEGATEVNPRHSNKNGQVLEIEEDRRDNTATRFSWNLLLVCGDPKAADTYYGGFDKSKVSPISCPDNVAFDPYGNLWVSTDGNALDKNDGLFALPLEGKERGHVKQFLTVPIGAECCGPIITERHVLVSVQHPGELDGANVEKPASHWPDGGSSQPRPSVVAVFKKDGGRIGR
- a CDS encoding aromatic acid exporter family protein, yielding MENTQNEPRPDPPASVTAAVCSWTVLGGLMVVLGFLQLPVFIWTIALSAVALAVVLGAVKLRAGFRGPRYGLSLVAVAMALTAMSSFTYPDRDPVNAALVLLVAVGGAVATVLLWLPATNRYLRDVRRSR
- a CDS encoding MFS transporter, with translation MDTDVLRSRVMRKVALRLVPYLGLLYFINYLDRVNIGFAGPNGMTKELGLTATAFGLASGVFFIGYLLLEVPSNLALHRFGARRWIARIMASWGVIATVMAFIPNETTLLVLRFLLGVAEAGFFPGIILYLTYWFPASERARVVALFMAAVPISSAIGATVSSLLISYGDGIFGLTGWRFMFLAEGLPALLLAVVTWYYLTDRPANAKWLTEQERDWLTSTLAEEEKQTQDKHGGWTLRKALTSPRILALAVVYGGIVYGLYALSFFLPTIIAGFEQQFGTTYGVIERGLINSVPYAVAAVVMVFWAKHGDRTGERTWHVALPALVGGLAIPVALYLGNPVAAMVAVTVCAVGVCSAMPTFWALPTTFLSGVAAAGAIGLINSLGNLSGFAAPYITGALADLTGTQRAGMWVVGGAMVLSAVVVLVLKRRQT
- a CDS encoding SDR family oxidoreductase codes for the protein MDSRPVALVTGATKGIGRSVAELLAPSHHLLLGGRDLESLHKFARSLPDARPWPVELTDSAALAAATSGISRLDVLVHSAGVSPLGTVAETNVTTWRRTMEVNVVAVAELTRLVLPALRAAQGHVILINSGAGLRVNPGWTAYAASKFALRAFADGLRGEEPALRVTSVHPGRTATDMQRGVREAEGGAYEPEKYLQPQSVAGAVFMAITAPRDAHLTELVVRPDSRL